A stretch of DNA from Cellulomonas xiejunii:
GGTCCCGCTGATCGCGATCGCCTGGGAGAACGGGAACCAGATCCCGCCCTGGAGGGCGAGCACCGCGATGAGCTGGTCGACCTCGCCGTCGACGAGCCAGACGACGAGCGTCGCGAGGGCGACGCCGGCGACCGCGAGGCCCCAGAACCAGGCGGCCATCCGCAGGACGGTCCGCCTCAGCGACTTCACGGTGTGCAGGGTCGGTGACGGGCGGGTCACGTCGGTGGTGGTCATCGTCTCCTCCTTCCAGGTCGAGCGGGTGGGTCAGGCGTTCGACGCGAGCTGGGCGCGCCGGGTCAGGGTGGCGAACACCAGGAGCATCACGGTCCCGAGCGCGGCACCGATGCCGACGGCGAGCGCCATGTCGCCTCCGGGCGTCGTGGTCCACACGCCGGGCAGGTCGACCAGCCGCGCCCCTGCGACGTACTGCGAGACGGCGACCGGGCCGACCGTCAGCGGCAGCGTGAGCGTGCCCCACCACCCGCCGCGCGTCTGGTAGACGATGCCGACCAGCAGGCCCGACAGGTTGCCGAGGACGAACGGCACGGCGAGGTCGAGGAACAGCAGCCAGAACGGTGACGACTCGTCGGTGAGCTGGATCTCGTTGATCGTCGCGTCCCACCCGAGGGCGGCGTGGACGGCCCGCTCCGCGAGGATGACCGCCGTGAGGATCGCGGCGTACGCCAGACCCGCCGCCACCTCGACGAGCACGGCGGCGCGGACGAACGTGCGCCGCGTCATGCCGGACGCGACGTGGACCCGCAGGTAGGCGGCGACGAGCATGATCGCCAGCGAGAACGGGAACCACAGCGAGGCCTGGCGGGCGTACACGGCGACGGACACGTCCACGCTGCCGTTGACGAGCCAGACGACGACGGTGACGAGGGCGAGCACGGGGACTGCGATCCCCCAGAACCACCCGGCCATGACCAGCAGGGCAGCACCCAGCCGGCGCGCGGTGTGCGCGACGGGTGTCGTGGTGCGCGCGGGTGCGGCGGTGCCGGCGGTCATCGGTCGGCCTCCCGAGGTGCGCGGGACGACGACGCGCCCGTGCGGTTCGGGTCCGTGAGGTGCACGAACAGGTCCTGCAGCGGCACGGGGCCCAGCTCGATCCCGGCCTCCCGTGCGCGGCGCACGTCGCCCTCCACGAGTGCGCCGCGCACGGTCGTCTGGACGGTGCCGCCGAGCCGCTGGGTCGCGAGCACCTCGCGCCCGGCGACGAACTCCTGCACCGCGGTCGCCGGGCCGGTGACCGACACACCCTCGGCACGCAGGCTCTCGGCGTCCTGCGTCACCAGCACGCGGCCGCGGTCGAGCACGACGACGTCCTCGAGGAGCCGCTCGATCTCGTCGATGAGGTGGCTGGACAGCACCAGGGTGCGCGGGTGCTCGGCGTAGTCCGCGAGCAGCGTGTCGTAGAACGCGTACCGGCTGGGCGCGTCGAGCCCCAGGTGGACCTCGTCGAGGATCGTCAGGGGCGCGCGCGACGCCAGGCCGAGCACGATGCCGAAGGCGGACTTCTTGCCGCGCGAGAGCTTGGACGGCTTGCGCTGCGGCTCGAGCTCGAAGAGGTCCATGAGCTCGCCCGCGAGCTCGTGCGAGAACGTCGGGCGGGCACCGGAGACGTACGCGAGGTTGTCCTTCAGCGAGTAGTCGTCCAGGACGTCGCCCGACTCACGGACGAAGCACACGCCGGGCACGACGCGCTCGTTCTCCCACGGGTCCTCGCCGTCGACGAGGACCCGACCGGCGGTCGGGCGACGGAACGCGGCGACCAGCCCGGCGAGCGTGGACTTGCCGGAGCCGTTGCGCCCGAGCAGGCCGGTGATGGTGCCGGGGCGGATCGTCAGGGTCACGTCGTCGAGCGCGACGACGTCGCCGTAGCGCTGCGTGACGCCCTGCAGCTCGACGCCCCAGCCGGTGGTCGTCGCGGTCATCGTGCATCTCCCTGGGGTCCGTCGGTGGTGGTGGTGGGCGCCGGGGCGGTGACCGCGCGGGCGCGGAGGCGGTCGACGACGTCCTCGACGTCGATGCCCAGGACGCGGGCGGCGTCGGCCACCGGGTCGACGCTGTCGGTGAAGAAGGACTCGCGGGCGTCGGCGAGCAGCCGCTCACGGGCACCGGGGGCGACGAACATCCCGACGCCGCGCCGCTTGTAGAGCACGCCCTCGTCGACGAGCTGCGCGAACGCCTTGGCCGCCGTCGCCGGGTTGATCCGGAACGTGGTGGCGTACTGCGTCGTGGACATGACCTGCTCCTCGGCGGCCAGGGCACCCGAGAGCACGTCCTGGCGGATCTGGTCGGCGATCTGCAGGTACACGGGGTCTCGTCCGTCGAACACGGTCACCCCTTCCTGCTGGTTCTGTGGTTCATTACTCGACTAGTGAACCACGGAACCTCGCTGGGGACAACCTCCCAGCCCCCGGCAGTCCGGAGCGGGCGCGCGAAGGGAGGCGGTCACGGACGTGACCGCCTCGCGAGGCCGCGGCGTCAGCCGGTGACGACGGCGCAGCGGTCCTCGCCGGGCGCGGCGGTCCCGGTCGTGCGCGCGAGCAGGGTGCGCAGCGTCTCGCGCTCGGCGGCGCTCAGCCCGCGGAGCACGTCGACCTCGGCGGCGGCCATGCGATCCCCGACGTCGGCCAGCAGGGACCGCCCGGTGCCCGTGGCGGCGATGCGGCGCACCCGGCGGTCGGCGGGGTCGGGGCAGCGTTCGACGAGGCCCGCGGCGCACAGGTCGTCGAGCAGGTACGTCATGACGGTGCGGTCGATCCCGAGGTGGCTCGCGAGCGCCGCCTGGGTCGGCGGGACGGTGGCCTCGGCGGCGACGCGCAGCAGGTGGTAGCCGCGCGGGCCGGCCGGGATGCCCTCGAGGGCGTCGGCGACGCCGTCGCGCCAGCGCGCCAGCAGGGTGCCGAGCTGCCAGCCGAGGTCGTCGGCAGGGCGCTGCGGTGCGGGCGCGGCGGCGCGGGTCGTGGTGTCCGTCACGCCGTCAGCATACCCGCGTTCCGCTAGATCGTCTGTCGTGCATATGATCTATCCACTACACGACCCTGGAGGCGACGTCATGACCGACTACGGACACGAGCTGCAGTTCGGCACGTTCCTCACCCCGCAGAACGCCGACCCGCAAGCACCGGTCGAGCTCGCGGTGCTCACCGAGGACGTCGGGCTCGACCTCGTGACGTTCCAGGACCACCCGTACCAGCCGTCGTTCCTCGACACGTGGACACTGCTCTCCTACGTCGCGGCGCGCACGCAGCGCGTGCACCTGTCCGGCAACGTGCTCAACGTGCCGATGCGCCCCCCGGCGGTCCTCGCGCGGGCAGCCGCGAGCCTCGACCTGCTCTCCGGCGGCCGCGTCGAGCTGGGCCTGGGCGCGGGCGCCTTCTGGGACGCGATCGAGGCCATGGGCGTCCCGCGGCTCACGCCCGGCGAGGCCGTCGACGCCCTCGACGAGGCGATCGACGTCATCCGCGCGCTGTGGGACACCGACGGGCGCGGCCCGCTGCGCGTCGACGGGGACCACCACCGGCTCGCGGGCGCCAAGCGCGGACCGGCCCCGGCGCACGACATCGGCATCTGGGTCGGCGCGTTGAAGCCACGCATGCTGCGGCTCGTCGGGCGCAAGGCCGACGGCTGGCTGCCGTCGCTGGCGTACCTCCAGCCCGGCGACCTGGGCCGCGGCAACGCGACCATCGACGAGTCCGCCGCCGGGGCCGGCCGCGACCCGCGCGAGATCCGCCGTCTGCTGAACATCGGCGGCCGCTTCACCCCGACGCCCGGCGGCGGCCTCGACGGCCCGCCCGAGCAGTGGGTCGACGCGCTCACCCGGTACGCGCTCGAGGACGGCGTGGGCACGTTCGTCCTGGCCACCGACGACCCGGGGACGATCCGCACGTTCGCCGAGCAGGTCGCCCCCGCCGTGCGCGACGCGGTCGCGGCCGAGCGGGCGACGTCCGGCACCGCCGCCGGCCCGGTGCGCAGCGCGGTCGCGCTCGCGAAGCGCGCCGACGGCATCGCGTACGACACGGTCCCGGCCGACGTCACCGCCGTCGAGCCCGGCGACCGCGCGTACACGGCGCTGCGCTCGACGTACATGCGGCGCGGCGCCCCCGGCGTCGTCCTGCTCCCCCGCACGACGCCCCAGGTGGTCGACGCCCTCGGCTGGGCGCGCGAGCAGCGCGGACCGCTCGCCGTGCGCTCCGGGGGGCACGGCATCTCCGGCCGCTCGACCAACGACGGCGGCGTGCTGCTCGACGTCGGCGCGCTCGACGAGATCGCGGTCGTCGACGAGGCGACCCGGCGCGTGCGCCTGGGCACGGGTGCGACGTGGGGCAAGGTCGCCGCCACACTGGCGCCGCGCGGGTGGGCGATCTCGTCGGGCGACTACGGCGGCGTCGGCGTCGGCGGGCTGGCGACGACCGGCGGCATCGGGCTGCTCGGCCGGTCGTACGGCCTGACGATCGACCACGTCGTGGCGTACGAGGTCGTCACGGCCGACGGCACGGTGCACGTCGTCGACGCGCAGCGCGAGCCCGAGCTGTTCTGGGGGCTGCGCGGCGCCGGCGGCAACCTCGGGATCGTCACGTGGGTGGAGATCGAGGCGGCCGAGGTCCCCGACGTCGTGTACGCGACCATGACGTTCGACGCCTCCGAGCCCGCGCGGCTCCTGGAACGCTGGGGCCGCACGGTGCAGGACGCCCCGCGGCAGCTCACGAGCTTCCTGCACCTGCAGGCCGGCAGCGGCGGGCGGCAGCCGCTCGCACAGGCCATGACGGTGTGGGCCGACGACGACACGACGTCCGCCGTCGCGGCCCTCGAGGAGCTGCTCGGCGCCGGGCCCGTGCTCGACCAGCGCGCGACGCTCACGCCGTACTCGGGAATCGTCGGGCCCGTCGCCAAGGCCCACGACGGGGGCGCACCGCCGGTGACACGCTCGGGGCTGCTGCCGACGATGACGGAGGCCGCCGCGGCCGACCTCGGGCGGTTGCTCGGCTCCGGGGAGGCCATGCTGCTGCAGCTGCGCGCCACCGGCGGCGCCGGCAACGACGTGGCGCCCGACGCCACCGCCTACGCGCACCGGCACCAGCGGTTCTCCGCCACGGCCTTCGCCGGGCGCGGAGGGCGCGGCGGCCTCGACGACGCGTGGGACCGCCTCGCCCACCCGCACATGGACGGCCTCTACCTGTCCTTCGAGACCGACCCGCGACCCGCGCGCCTGCTCGAGGCGTTCCCGCCGCTCACGCTCGACCGGCTGCGCGCGCTCAAGCGCACGTACGACCCGGACCACGTCTTCGACCAGAACTTCCCGATCGACCCGCGGGGGTGAGCCGTCAGGCGTCGCGGCCGGGGGGCCGGGCGTACGCGACGAACTCGCCGTCCGGGTCGGCGGACGCCGCGGGGCGGAACCCGAGCCGCTCGTACAGGGCGCGGGCCGTCGCGTTCGTGCGCTGCGTCTCCAGGCGGACCTCGTGGGCGCCCGCGTCCTGCGCCTGCGCGAGCACGTGCCGCACGAGCGCGGCGCCGTGCCCCGCACCGCGGGCGTCCGGGGCGACGAACAGGTCGTTGAGCTGCCAGGTCGTGCGCAGCCGCACCGACGAGTGCCCCGGGTACACCTGCGTGAACGCGACCGCACGCCCCTGGTCGAGCCCCGCCCACACGAGCGAGTCGCCGCGCGCGAACCGCGTCGCGACGAACGCGCGCGCCTCGTCCTCGTCGCCCACGCGGCCGTAGAACGCGCGGTAGGCGACGAACAGCTCCGTCACCTGCGCCGCCACGTCCGCGGTGCTGTCCGCGGACACCCGGACGATCCCCATGACTCCCCCGCTCCCGACCGGCCCGCCGGCGGCGCGCGCAGGCGACGGACGCTAGCGCCACCCGCCTACCCGGTCGGCTCACCGCCCGTCGGCCGAGACGCACCCGCCGGCGCCACGGTCGCGGTCGTGCGCGCCGGTGAGGTCCTCACGGCGCGCGGGTTCGGGCAGGCCGACGTCGACGCGGGCACGCCCGTCGACCCGGACCGCACGCTGTTCCGCGTCGGGTCGGTGTCGAAGCTGTTCACCGCGACGGCCGTCATGCAGCTCGTCGAGGCCGCCGTCCACGGTGAAGTCGCACCTGGGCCGCGCCATGATGAAGCTCGGCACGCGCGACCGCCTCCAGACCGTCGTCTGGGCCTACCGCACGGGCCTGGCCACCCCCGCCTGACCCCCACCCCACCCCCCCAGGTCGTGAGAGTGCAATCCAGTCACGCCACCCCACCCCCCCAGTCGTGAGAGTGCAATCCAGCACACCTCAAACCGCGAGAGAGCAATCCAGCCGTGACTGGATTGCTCTCTCGCGGGTGGGGTGGTGTGGGGCGTCAGGCGCGGGTGATGGCGAAGCGGCGGGTCGCCAGGACCTCGGCGATCTGGACCGCGTTGAGCGCGGCGCCCTTGCGCAGGTTGTCGTTGCTGATGAACAGCGCCAGGCCGCGACCGTCGGGCGCGCCCTCGTCCTGCCGGATGCGGCCGACGAACGACGGGTCCTGACCGGCGGCGACGAGCGGCGTCGGGACGTCCGCGAGCTGCACGCCCGGGGCCGTCGACAGCAGCTCCGTCGCCCGCTCCACCGAGATCGAGCGCTCGAACTCCGCGTTCACGCTCAGGGAGTGGCCCGTGAACACCGGCACGCGCACGCACGTGCCCGAGACCAGCAGGTCCGGGACGTCGAGGATCTTGCGCGACTCGTGCCGCAGCTTCTGCTCCTCGTCGGTCTCGTGCAGGCCGTCCTCGACGATCGACCCCGCGAGCGGGATCACGTCGAACGCGATCGGCGCGACGTACTTCTCGGGCGACGGGAACGCGACCGCGCCGCCGTCCTGCACGAGCGCGAGCGTGTCCTGCTCGACCGCGGCGCGCACCTGGTTGTCGAGCTCCTTCGCCCCGGCGAGGCCCGACCCGGAGACCGCCTGGTACGTGGACACGACGAGCCGGCGCAGACCCGCCTCGTCGTGCAGCACCTTGAGCACGGGCATGGCGGCCATGGTCGTGCAGTTGGGGTTCGCGACGATCCCGATCTCGATCTCGTCGAGCGCGTCCGGGTTCACCTCGGACACCACGAGCGGCACGCGCGGGTCCCGGCGCCACGCCGAGGAGTTGTCGACGACGATCGCACCGGCCGCGGCGAACCGCGGTGCGTGCTCCTTGGACGTGCCGCCACCCGCGGAGAACAGCGCGATGTCGATGCCGGACAGGTCGGCCGTCGCGACGTCCTCGACGACGACGTCCTCCCCGCGCCACGGCAGCGTCGTGCCCGCGGAGCGCGCGGAGGCGAAGTACCGGATGGACGCGACGGGGAAGTCACGCTCGTCCAGCAGACGGCGCATCACGGCGCCGACCTGACCGGTCGCCCCGACGACTGCGATCCTCAGACCCTGCGCCATGTCAGCGCCCCGTCCCGCCGTACACGACGGCCTCGGTGTCCTCGGCGTCCAGGTCGAACGCCGTGTGCACGGCCCGCACCGCGTCGTCGAGCGAGTCGGCGCGGGTGACGACGGAGATGCGGATCTCCGACGTCGAGATCATCTCGATGTTGATACCGGCCTCGGACAGCGCGGCGAACAGCTTCGCGGACACCCCGGGGTGCGACTTCATACCCGCGCCGATGAGCGAGAGCTTGCCGATCTGGTCGTCGTACTGCAGGGACTGGAAGCCGATCGTCGGCTGGTCCGTCGTCAGCGCCGACGTCGCGGCGGCACCGTCGCTCGCGGGCAGCGTGAAGGAGATGTCCGTCTGACCCGTCGCGGCGATCGACACGTTCTGGACGATCATGTCGATGTTCACGCCGGCGCCGGCGACGATCTCGAAGATGCGGGCGGCCTTGCCGGGCACGTCGGGCACACCGACGACCGTGATCTTGGCCTCGCTGCGGTCGTGCGCGACGCCCGCGATGATCGGCTGCTCCATGGTGGGGTCCTCCTGGTTCGTCACGAGCGTGCCGGTGTGCGCCGAGAACGACGACCGCACGTGCACCGGCACGTCGTACCGGCGGGCGTACTCGACGCAGCGGGGCATGAGCACCTTGGCCCCGCTGGCCGCAAGCTCGAGCATCTCGTCATAGCCGATGCGGTCGCGCTTGCGCGCCGTGGGCACGATGCGGGGGTCGGCGGTGAACACACCGTCGACGTCGGTGTAGATCTCGCAGACATCGGCCTTGAGGGCGGCCGCGAGGGCGACGGCCGTCGTGTCCGACCCGCCGCGGCCCAGCGTCGTCACGTCGTTGGTCGACGGGTTGACGCCCTGGAAGCCGGCGACGATGGCGACCTCGCCGCGCGCGACGGTGTCCTTGATGCGGCTGGGCGACACGTCGATGATGTGCGCCTTGCCGTAGACCTCGTCCGTGATGACGCCCGCCTGCTGGCCGGTGAACGACTTCGCCTCGACACCGAGGTTGTGGATCGCCATCGCGAGCAGCGACATCGAGATGCGCTCGCCCGCCGTCAGCAGGATGTCCATCTCCCGCACGGGCGGCAGCGGCGTCACCTGCTGCGCGAGGTCGATGAGCTCGTCCGTGGTGTCCCCCATGGCCGAGACCACGACGACCACGTCGTGCCCGGCCTTGCGCGTCTCGACGACCCGCTTCGCGACGCGCTTGATGCTGGCGGCGTCGGCGACGGACGAGCCACCGAACTTCTGGACGATGAGGGCCACGGGCGTTGACGCTTCCGGCTCGACGTGCAGGGACCTCGTGAGTGTAGGCCGAGCCCAGGATGCGGACACCGGGCCGTTCGACTGGTGGACGGTTGTCCGGGTCGCCACTGAAGCGTTTGGGCGCCTGGTGGCACCCCGTGGTGTGCCGCACGCTGCGGAGCGGCGGCCCGTGTGTCACGTGCCGCCGCACCCGCGCCGGCGACCCTGCGGCGCACTGCCCTGGGAGGACCATGTCCACGACCCGTCCCACCGCGCGCGTACGCGCGGTCGTCACCGCGCTCGTCGCGGGCGTGCTGGCGGCAGGCGGTGTCGCCGGTGCGATCGCCGCGCAGGCCGTCGACGCGTGCCGCGTCGACTGGACCACGAATGCCTGGCCCGGCGGCTTCGTCACCGAGGCGCGCCTCACGACCGGACCGGCACGCTCCGGGTGGACGCTCACGTTCGACCTCGCGTCCGGCGAGCGGATCAGCAACGCGTGGAGCGCCACCGTCAGCCAGTCCGGCGCGGCGGTGACCGTCACGAACGCCTCGTGGAACGGTCAGCTCGCCGCCGGCGCGACGACGTCGTTCGGGTTCCAGGGCTCGGCGGCGTCGACACCGGCCACCCCCCGGAACGTGCGCGTCGACGGCGTGCTGTGCGAGGGGCAGACCGTGCCGACCAGCACGCCCACGACGCCCACGGCCACCCCGACGCCCACGGCGACGCCCACCCCGACACCCACGCCCACGGTGACGCCGACACCGACGGTGACACCCACCCCGACACCCACCCCCACACCGACGCCGACCCCCACACCCACCCCGACACCGACGCCCACGCCTGACCCGGGCGGCTGCACCGGCGCGTTCTGCGACGGCTTCGAGTCGCAGACGGGTACCGCACCGGCCGCGCCGTGGACGGTCGTGCACCCCGACTGCTCGGGCACGGGCACCGCGAGCATCGACACCGCGGTCGCACGCAGCGGCAGCCGCTCGCTGCGCGTCAACGGCGCGGTCGGCTACTGCAACCACGTGTTCGTCCAGGCGTCCGGCGCCGTCTCCGGCACGGCGGGCCAGCCGACGTACGTGCGGTTCTGGGTCCGTCACACCACGGCGCTGCCCACGTCGCACGTGACGTTCGTGGCGCTCAAGGACGCCAACGACGGCGGCAAGGACCTGCGCATGGGCGGCCAGAACGGTGCCCTGCAGTGGAACCGCGCGTCGGACGACGCCACGCTCCCCGAGCAGAGCCCGGCGGGCGTCGCGCTGAGCAAGCCCTTGCCGACGGGGCAGTGGTCCTGCATCGAGGCGCTGGTCGACCCGGTCGGGCGTCTGACGACGTGGCTCGACGGCTCGCAGGTCACCGGCCTGGTCGCCGACGGCACGCCCACGCACGACGTCGACAGCCAGTGGCACAACAAGGCGTGGACGCCGCGTCTGGTCGACCTCAAGCTCGGCTGGGAGAGCTACGGCGACGGCGCGGACACCCTCTGGTACGACGACGTGGTGGTCGGCTCCGCCCGCACGGGCTGCTGACGAGGTGCTGGATCGCCCTCTCACCGCGAGAGGGCGATCCAGCGCACCGCGGAGGTCCCGGAGGGGTGCTACGCCCCTGGTGCGACGCGCATTCGGGTGCCGTCCACCTGCAGGGGGACCCGCGCCGGGGCCGGGACTCCTAGCGTGGCGGCATGCCACCCGACGCACCGCACGGCCCGGCTGACGGGTCCGCCCCGGCCGCCGACACCGACCCGGCACCCGCTGCCGCACCTGCTGCGGCCGCCGTCGCGCTCGCTCCCCGGCCCCACGGCATCGAGGTCACCGGTCTGCGGCGCGCGTTCGGGACGGTCAAGGCCCTCGACGGCGCCGACCTGGTCGCGCGCGCCGGTGCCGTGACCGCGCTCGTCGGGCCCAACGGCTCCGGCAAGACGACGCTCCTGCTGGTCCTCGCCGGTCTGCTCGTCCCGGACTCGGGATCGGTGCGCGTCGCCGGCCACGACCCCGTCACGGACAACGCCGGGGCCCGCGCCCGCACCGGGTGGATGCCCGACGCGTTCGGCACGTGGGACTCCCTGACGGCCCGCGAGGTCCTCGCGACGTTCGCCGACGCCTACCGCGTCGACCGTGCGACAGCGTCGGCCCGCATCGAGGAGCTGCTCGCGACCGTGCACCTCACGGAGTACGCCGACCAGCCCGCCGCCGTCCTGTCCCGCGGTCAGAAGCAGCGCCTCGGCCTGGCCCGCGCGCTCGTCCACGACCCGCAGGTGCTGCTGCTCGACGAGCCGGCCAGCGGGCTCGACCCGCGCTCGCGCGTCGACCTGCGGATCCTGCTGCGCCGCCTCGCGGACGAGGGCCGCACCGTCCTGGTGTCCTCGCACGTGCTGTCCGAGCTCGACGAGATGGCCGACGACGCGGTGTTCCTCTCGCGCGGGCGCACTGTCGCCGGGCTGTCCGAGGCCGACGTCGCGACCGGCCGGCGCACGTGGCACGTGCGGGCGCTGTCGCTCACCGAGCTCACCGCGTGGCTCGACGCGACCGGAGTGGCGTACCGCCCCGACGGCGCCACACGGGCCGCGGACGCACCGACAGCCGTCGCCGGGGGCGTCCTCGTCGACGTCGACGGCGAGGCCGGCGCCGCCGCGCTGCTGCGCGACGCCGTCGCCGCCGGTGTCCCCGTCGTGTCGTCGGCACCCGCCGCCGGTGCGCTCGAGCAGGCGTACCTCGCACTGGAGGAGGAGCGGCGATGACCGCGACCACGACCACCCCGCCCCCCGCGCCCGGGACGACACCGCGCGTGGGCACCTGGACGGTGACGTGGCACGGCGTGCGCACCGTCGCGGCCCTCGAGCTGCGGCAGCGCGTCCGCTCGTCACGGTGGAAGACCGCGCTGATCGTGTGGTTCGTCGTCGTGGGGGCGATCACGCTCCTCGCGGGCGGCGTCCTGACGATCTTCGACGACTCCGCCGTGACGACCGACCAGGCCGGCGCCGTGCTGTTCGTCGTCGTGACGGCGCTCGTGCTCGGGCTCGGCCTCCTGGTCACGCCGACCCTCGCGTCGACGGCCGTGAACGGGGACCGGTCCGCCGGGACGCTCGCGACCCTGCAGGTCACCCTGCTCTCGCCCACGGAGATCGCCGCCGGCAAGCTGCTGGCCGCGTGGGTCAGCGCGTGCGCGTTCCTCGTCGTCAGCCTGCCGTTCTTCGCGATCGCGCTGGCGATGGGCGGCGTTCCCGTCGCGACGCTGCCGCGTGTGGTCGTGCTCATCGCGCTGCTGCTCGCGGCGGTGTGCGGCATGGGCCTCGGCTGGTCGACGCTCGCGGCGCGGCCCGCCGGGTCGACGGTGCTGACCTTCGTCACGGTGGCCGGGCTCACGGTGTTCACACCCGTCTTCTTCGGCCTGACCTACCCGTTCCTCAGCACCACGCAGGACGTGCAGGTCTACGGGGTGCCCGACTCCTACTGGATGGAGATGGACAAGGAGACCGGTGCGCCGACCACCGTTCCCGTGTGCGAGTTGAGCGTGCAGGAGCGGTCCGTGGCCCGCACCGAGCGGACGTGGTGGCTGCTGGCGATCAACCCGTTCGCGGTCGTCGCGGACGGCGCCGTGCCGGCGTCGGCGACGACGGACGAGGACTCCCCCGGCGAGGTCGTCGCCGCCGCCACGCAGACCCTGCGCGACCTGCGACTGGGTGAGCCGGAGATCATCGACGAGTGCTGGACCGACGAGGACACCTCGGACCTCGTCCCCGTGCGTGACGGAGCCGGACCCGTGTGGCCCGTCGGGCTCGCGGTGAACCTGCTGCTCGGTGCC
This window harbors:
- a CDS encoding ABC transporter permease, with amino-acid sequence MTATTTTPPPAPGTTPRVGTWTVTWHGVRTVAALELRQRVRSSRWKTALIVWFVVVGAITLLAGGVLTIFDDSAVTTDQAGAVLFVVVTALVLGLGLLVTPTLASTAVNGDRSAGTLATLQVTLLSPTEIAAGKLLAAWVSACAFLVVSLPFFAIALAMGGVPVATLPRVVVLIALLLAAVCGMGLGWSTLAARPAGSTVLTFVTVAGLTVFTPVFFGLTYPFLSTTQDVQVYGVPDSYWMEMDKETGAPTTVPVCELSVQERSVARTERTWWLLAINPFAVVADGAVPASATTDEDSPGEVVAAATQTLRDLRLGEPEIIDECWTDEDTSDLVPVRDGAGPVWPVGLAVNLLLGAAGFVVAVRRLRIPQRTLARGTRVA